GGCGCCAGGCGTGGTCGGCGGCCAGCAGCAGATCGGCGTCAAGGAGGGAGTCGCCCGCCGCGAGCACGCGCTCGGCTCCCGTGCGCCGCACCAGTTCACGGACGGCCGCGCTCTTGGTGAGTGGCTTCGGCACGGCGTAGACCTTGCGCCCCTGCAGGGAGACCGTCCAGCCCTTCGTCTCCGCCCAGGCGGAGAGTTCCGTGGTCCAGTCGTCCGGGAGGAGCGAGCGCTCCACGACGAGATAGGCGAAGAGGTCCTCGGCGACCCGCTCCTTGAGCAGCCATGCCGGGTCCGCGGCGTCGAGCAGATGGGTGCGGACCTCGGCGAGGGAGGCGCACTCGTCCGCGAGTCTGGCGGCCACCGCGCGCCGCCAGTCGCGGTCGGACTCGCCGTCGACCAGCAGATGGCCGCCGTTGGCGCAGATCGCGTACCGGGAGACGGGGCCGGGGAGCCGGATCCTGGCGTACTGCTCGCGGGTGCGGGTCGTCGTCGGTACGAAGACGGCGTCGGCGGCGAGTTCGCCGAGCAGCGCGGCGGCGGCCTCCGTCATGTACGACAGCGGCTTGCTCTCGTACACCTCGACGCACAGCAGCCGTGGCGCCAGGGCGTCGGGCACGGTGAGTTGCAGTGCGGCCGCGGAGTAGATGAGCGTCCGGTCGAGGTCGCTGGTGATCAGGGAGGTCACGGCGCCGCCACCGCCTTGCCGTCCGCGCCGGTCGCTCCGCGGGTGAAACGGGGGTGGATCAGGCCGACGCAGCTGTAGGGCAGGTCGTCGACCTCCTCGACGGGTACGCCGCGCTGCTCGGCCAGTAGGCGTACGTGGTCCAGGTCGGTGCCCGCGCCGCGCTTGGCGAGGATCCTCCAGGGGACGCGGCGCAGCAGCACCCGGGTGGTCTCGCCGACGCCCGGCTTGACGAGGTTGACGTCGTGGATGCCGTAGTCCTCGCTGATCCGCTCCACCGCGGCCCAGCCGGCCCAGGTGGGCGCGCGGTCCGCGGCGAGCAGTTCCTTCACGTCGGCGTCGACGGCTCCGGCCACCTCGTCGAAGCACGCCTCGACGGTGTCGAGGAAGTGTCCGGACACGTCGGCGGCGGCGAGTTCGCGGTAGTACTTCGCGCCGTGGAAGTCGTGCGGCCCGACCAGGTCGGCGCGCAGGACGGTGCGCGAGACCAGCCCGGACACCGTGGAGTTGAGGCAGGCGGAGGGGATGAGGAAGTCCTCGCGGGTGCCGTACGTCCGGACGCAGCCGCCGGGGTCGGCGAGCACCGCGATCTCCGGGACGAAGCCGTCGAACCCGCTGAGCGCGGCGGTGAGTTCGCGGGTGATGGCGCCCTTGCCCGTCCAGCCGTCGACGAACACCACGTCGGCCGGGTCGTGGTGGGCGGCGAGCCAGCGCAGCGCGTTGGCGTCGATGCCGCGGCCGCGGACGATGGAGACGGCGTAGTGGGGCAGGTCGAGGCCGTGGCGGTGACGGGCCCAGCGGCGCATCAGCACGCCGACGGGTGTGCCGGCGCGTGCCAGTGAGACCAGGACGGGGCGGCGCTCGTGGGGAGGGGTGCCGGGACGGTGGCGCTGCGGGTGCTCGGCGAGGACGGTGTCGGTGACGGCTCCCACGGCGCGGGCGATCCGGGCGGCGGAGGTGTCCAGGGCGGCGTGGAAGAGTGCCTGGTACGCGTCGCTGGGCTGGTACTCGACGGGCAGCGATTCGGCGTAGTGCGCGCCACCGCTCTGTATCGCCTCCTCGCGCTCCTCGGTGGGCGCCTCGAGTTCGGCGTCCGAGAGGTCCTGCAGCAGCCAGCCGACCTCGTCGGGCGGGTAGGAGGAGAACTCGGGTCCGCGGAGCGGCTCGGGCAGCATGGGTTCCTTTCCGGAAGCGGGTACGCGGCCGTCGGGTACGTAGCTGGGGACGACGGCGAGCACGACGTGCGGTATGTGCGCGGCGAGCTGTGCGAGCAGTCCGTCCGGGGCGTGCAGGGCGGCCGTGTCGGCGGCCGAGTCCACGACGGCGACGACGGCGTCGAAGCCCGCGCCGGCGACGTTGTAGGCGTACCGTTCGCCCGGTCCGTCGGCCGGTTCGTCGTGGGCGGGGAAGACCAGCCGGGTGCGTATGGCGTAGCCGGGGTCGTCGACGGCGAGTACGGGGGACCGCGTGGTCGTGGAGTAGCGCACCTCGCGCGCGCCGCCGCACCGCTCCAGTTCGAGCGCCAGCCGCAGCGGCGCGTACATCAGCTCCTCGGAGCCGAGCACGAGGACCCGCGGGGGGTTGTCCGTTTCCGGCGGCGTGGCGGCGGCCGTACGCCTCCCTTCGCGGCCGGGCTCCACCGCCGGGTGGCCGTCGGCCAGGGCTTCCGCGACGCGGTGCGCCATGGCGGGCAGGGCCGCCTCCAGTTCGGCGCGGTGCGCGGGTGTGAAGCCGTGCCGGCCGCCGTCGGGGACGCCCGCGGGCCAGCCGAGGTCCAGGCGCACGATGCGCGGGGCCCGTGAGGTGTGCGGGGCGAGTGAGGCGGCGCATGCGGCGTCCCACCCGGCGGGCACCGGGCCGCCCCCGGACACCGGGCCGCTTCCGGACACCGGGCCGCCGCCGGGTACGGGAGCCGTGCCTCCGGTCTCGTGGGCCGCGACCAGGGCCCGGCCCTTCTCCAGGACGCCCTCCGGGAGGCTGATCGTGCCGCCGGCGTGCGCCACCAGGTCGATACGTGCGCCGATCTCCTGTGCGAAGGCGTCCAGCCGGCCCAGGTCCTCGGCCGAGCGCATGTCGACGAGGGCGACGACGACGTACCGGGCGCGCGGATGGCGGGCGTGGAGGTCGCCGATGGTGTTGAGGACGGTGTTGCCGGTGGAGAACTCGTCGTCCACGAGGACCAGCGGCCCTCCATTGGCCAGCAGCTTCGGGTCCTCGGGCAGCAGCAGGTGCGAGGTGGCGTGGGAGTGGGACTCCTCGAAGCCGCCGGCCCGGCCGACACCGTCGACGGGGCGCCGGGTGGAGTGGAGGTACGGCGCGAGGGCCAGGCCGTCGGCGACCGCGTGGCCGAGGCCGGTCGCCGTCTCCGCGTAGCCCAGTACGACGGCCCGCGCGGCCTCGTCACGGCCGAGGAGGTCACGGACGCGCAGGCCGAGCTCGTACCCGTGGCCGTACACGACGGACGGCTTCTGCGGCACGTGCTTGCCGAGCACGTGCGACACCAGCAGGTGCGCGCGCTTGGGGTTGCGCCGCAGAGCCAGGCCGAGCAGCTCCTTCAGCCCGTCGTCGCCGACGAGCTCCACGCCCAGTCGCTGGGAGACCCAGCTGCCCGACCACACCACTTCTTCGTCTTCCTCCCTCATCAGCCTGCCAGACCCGCGGTCAGCAGCTCCACGAAGCCGACGTCCTCCCGTGCGACGCCGAAGGCCTCGGCGCGCCGGAGAGTGCGTTCCGCCCAGGCGCGGTGCGGCTTCACCTCGTTCATCTTGTTCGTGTAGGCCGAGCGCATCACTCCGCCGCCTCCCCGCTCCGGGCGAAGGATGTCCTGCGCGTCACTGAACTCCTCGTGACTGACCACTGACAGAGCGTGGACGGGCAGCACGTGCGAGGGGTGGATGCAGGTCTTGCCGAGGAGGCCGTTGGCGCGGTCCAGCTCGATCTCGCGGAGCAGCCCGTCGAGGTCGTGCTCGATCAGTGCCGTGCGCAGCTTCTCGGCCCGTACCTCCAGGAAGGGGCTGCGGCGCAGCTGCGGCTTGAAGATGCGCTCCTGGAGGCGGAAGTACTCCCAGACCGGGCCGGTGATGGTGAAACCGGTGCCGTCGGCGCGCCCCAGGACGTTGACGACGTCCGCGATGACGCCGGCGACGATCTGGACGTCGTAGGCGGTCATGTCGGGCGAGCGGCGCAGCCCGTAGGCGGAGCAGAAGTCGGTGACACCCAGGCGCAGGGCGAGGATCCGGTCGCGGTGGCGGCCGACGGAGCGGGCGATGCCGGTCAGGGTCTCGTACCGGGTCTCCAGGTGGAGGAGTTCGGGCGATTCGAGCACCGGCATCACGTAGAGCATGCGGCCGGTCACGGATTCGGCGGCGGAGACAGCCTCCATGAAGGGTCCGCCCCGGTCCTCGGTGAACTTGGGAAGTACGAAACCGGACAACAGCCGGCTCGCCGGGCCGAGCCGCCGGACGAGGTCCTCGATCTGGCCGGGTTCGCGCACCCGGACGAACAGCAGCGGGATCTCGGCCCCGCGCGCGTCGAGGTCGGCGAACTGGCGGACGAGGTTCTCCTCGGCGGCGCAGACTTCGGCGTCGTCGATGGAATCCTCCAGGCAGAGCACCATGGAGACCACTCCGCGCGCGGCCTGCTTGAGCACGTCGTCCGCGAGGCGGCGCCGGGTCGCGGGGCTGTAGAGCGTGGCGCCGAGCGCCACGGAGAGCATGTCCGCGGGAGAGTCGGCGTCGAACTCGGCCGGCTCCTGATGGAACAGTTCCTTCCGGGCAATGGCCGGGATATGACCGAAATGCCGCATATAAGTCCCCCGTACTGCCTGGGCGGCACTGTGGTGTGGGTGGCCGGTAATAGTACGTAGGGACAGGTGTCGCGAGTTCCCCGGCCATATGAACTCCAGGTAACTCGTGCGCTTCGGTCCCCGACTCAGCCTGCCCTCCGCCCCCGCATGACATGCCCGACCGGTCCACCCCCGCGTTGTCCGCACGGGGCGCGGGAGGGCAGGATGACGGGCATGACGCACGCGATGCCGAAGGGCTCCAACGTTCCGCTCGGAGCGACCTCGATCCGGGCCGTGCTGCGCTGGACTCCCGGCGCCGGAGTCCCGGACGTGGACGCCTCGGCGCTCCTGCTGGGCTCCGACGGCCGTGTGCGCGCGGACGAGGACTTCGTCTTCTACAACCAGCCCCGGCACCCCTCCGGGTTCGTGCGGCTGCTCCCCAAGAAGCGCACCGCCGAGGGACTCACCGACACGGTCCAGGCGGACGTCGGCTCCCTCGACGCCTCCGTGGACCAGGTGGTGCTCGCGGCGTCGTCCGACGGGGGCACCTTCTCCGGGGTCCCCGACCTGCGGATCGTGCTGTACGACGCCGCAGTGCCGGACGGCGAGCCGCTGGCCGTGTTCGACGTGCGGGCGGAGACGGGCGAGGAGACCGCGGTCATCTGCGGCGAGCTGTACCGGCGCGGCGACGGCTGGAAGTTCCGCGCGGTGGGGCAGGGCTATCCCACCGGGCTGATCGGTCTGGCCACGGCCTTCGGCATCTCGGTGGACGACAGCGAGCCATCCGCCACGGCGTCCGCACCCGATCCCGCGACGCAGGCACAGACACCGGCCCCGGCACAGGCACAGGCACACACGCAGGCACAGCAGGCCCAGGCGCAGGCTCAGACGCAGGCACAGACGCAGGCACAGGCGCCGTCGCAGCCCGAGCCCCCGTCGCCGGATCGGACCCCTCCGCAGCCCGGTCCGCACGCCGAGCCGTCGTACGGGTACCCCCAGCCGGCGTCCGGGGCGGCACAGCCCGCGTACGGCTACCCGCAGCCCGCGGCCGCGGCCGGTCCCGCGCCCGACCCGGACTTCCGGCTGCCGCCGATGGGACCGCAGTTCCTCTCGTAGCCGCCGGGCGCAGGCGGCCGGCGCCCCGCGGAGGGCGGGGAGACCGGCCGGCCGGGGCTCAGGTCTTGGTCTTGTAGCCGCGGCCCCACTGCAGACCCCAGCCGTAGAGCCGGTCCAGCTCGGCCTGGAAGCCGTACACGAACTTCACCTCGCGGCGCACGATCAGCTCGCCCTTGACGTTCTCGACCATGAACACGGCACAGGAACGGGCCTGCGGGGCGCGCTCGTCCAGTTCGATCTCCACCCGCGGCCCGTTGCTGGGGTACAGCGTCACCTTCGCGTGCGTGCGGTCGAACGCGGGCGTCCGGTCGTAGATGTAGACGAAGAACAGCAGTCGCCTGATGGCGTCCCGGTGGTCCAGGTTGACGAACAGCGTCTCGCCCGACGGTGCGCCGAAGCGGTCGTCCCCGCTGAGGCGGACGTACGGCGTCTCGTTGAGGCTGCCGAGGAAGCCGCCCAGCGGCTGCACCACGCCCTTGCTGCCGTCGGCCATCTCGTAGAGGCAGCCGAGGTCCAGGTCCACGTTGACGACGCCCTGGGTGTGCGCCTGGACCACCTCGGGGCGGAAGAGTTTCGACGGATTGCGCAGCAGCCGCCCGCTCTGGCGTGACCGGCCCTCGATGTCGGAGGTCCGCATCCGCCAGGAGAGATTGACCCGGAGGTTGCCCGTGGCGGCGCCCTGCTTGGAGAGGGAGACCTGCGGGCGCCGCCTGGTCAGCTCAATGGAGTTGGTCGAGGCGCTGCCCGAGTCGAACTGCGCTGCCCTGCCGCGCCACAAACCGTCCCAGAAGGCCATGCCCCACCCCTGACTGCCGCCGGCTCCCTGCCGGAGCCGGTCCGGATACGCCGCGCGGCCCCGTGCCCGGCAGCGCGCGGGGCGGCCCGGAGGCCCTGTGCCTCCGGGCCGCCCCGCTGAGAGCGTTCCTCGAACCCCGCGGTGTCACACTTCGTTTGCCGCGAGTGCCACTTCCTTCTCCTCGTGCGCCCTCAGGCGCTGGTTGCGCCGCACGGAGGACCAGAAGGACCAGGCGATCAGGGCCACGCCGATGAGGCCGGTGACGACCTCGGGCACCTCGTACTGAATGGTGACGAGCAGGATCGCGGCCAGTGCGCCGATCGCGTAGTGGGCGCCGTGCTCCAGGTAGACGTAGTCGTCGAGGGTGCCCTGGCGGACCAGGTAGACCGTGAGGGACCGGACGTACATGGCGCCGATGCCCAGGCCGAGCGCGATGACCACGGGGTCGTTGCTGACCGCGAAGGCGCCGATGACGCCGTCGAAGGAGAAGGACGCGTCCAGCACCTCGAGGTACATGAACATGAAGAACGCGGCCTTGCCGACGAGCTTGACGGCCGGGACCGGCTTCCCGGTCCTCCTGGCCTCCTCCTCGGCCTCGTGCTCGCGCTCCTCCTCCTCTTCGAGCTTCTCCTCGAAGAAGCCGGACAGACCGCCCACGACCATGTACGTGACGACACCGGCGACACCGGCGAGCAGCACCGTGGACGACTTGTCGACGTACACGCCGCCGTACTGGTGGGCGTTGACGGCGAAGGTGGTCGCGGTGATCAGCAGGACGATCAGCGCGACGCAGGCCGCCAGCATGTCGATCTTGCCCAGCTTGGCCAGGGGCCGCTCCAGCCAGGCGAGCCACTTGATGTCCCGGTCCTCGAAGATGAAGTCGAGGAAGATCATGAGCAGGAACATGCCGCCGAACGCCGCGATGGCGGGGTGGGCGTCGGTGACCAGTTCCTCGTAGCGGGCGTGGTCGTTCAGGGCGAGGTCGATCGCCTCGATGGGGCCGAGTTGCGCCGTGATCGAGACGATCACGACGGGGAACACCAGCCGCATGCCGAAGACGGCGATCAGGATGCCGATGGTGAGGAAGATCTTCTGCCAGAACTCGCTCATCTTCTTCAGTACGCCGGCGTTGACCACGGCGTTGTCGAAGGAGAGCGAGACCTCCAGGATGGTCAGGATCGCGACGAGCCCGAAGGCCGTCCATCCCCCGTAGAACACCGCAGCGACCAGGCCGAGCGCAGTGACTGCGAACGACCAGCCGAAGGTTTTCAGTACCACTGGCTACCCAATCGTTGTGTACGGAGCTCCCCCGCAGAGAGCGGGACTCCCCCCGCGCCGCACGCGGCGTCGCGCTGCATTGTCCCCCGGGGGCCGGTCCCGGACCCCGGCGGGGTCCCAGGACCTCCGACCCCGGCTTTCCGCTCCGGCTCCGGCTTTCACTCCGGCTCCGGCTTCCGCTCTCCGGCTCTCGGCTCCAGCTTCCGCTCTCCGGCTCTCGGTTCCGGCTTCCGCGCCGGTTCCGGCTTCCGCGCCGACTCCGGCTTTCGGCTCCGACGGCGGCTCCGGCCTGGGCCGGGCCTACGCCGGAACAGTGCGTGAGCAGGGCTTCAGGAGACGTTGACCCCGAAGTCTAGAGCGATGCCGCGGAGCCCTGACGCGTACCCCTGGCCCACGGCCCGGAACTTCCATTCGCCTCCGTACCGGTACAGCTCGCCGAAGATCATCGCCGTCTCGGTGGAGGCGTCCTCGCTCAGGTCGTACCGGGCGAGCTCCTGTCCGTCGGCCTGGTTCACGACCCGGATGAAGGCGTTGCTGACCTGGCCGAACGTCTGGCCGCGGTTGTCCGCCTCATGGATCGAGACCGGGAAGATGATCTTGTCGCAGTGCGCCGGCACCTTGGTGAGGTCGACGATCAGGGACTCGTCGTCCCCGTCACCCTCACCCGTGAGGTTGTCCCCGGTGTGCGAGACCGAGCCCTCCGGGCTCGTCAGGTTGTTGTAGAAGACGAAGAACTCGTCCCCGAGCACCCGCCCCGCCTGGCAGAGCAGGGCGCTGGCGTCGAGGTCGAAGGGTGCTCCGGTGGTGGAGCGCGCGTCCCAGCCGAGCCCGACGAGGACCTGGGTGAGGTTGGGTGCGGCCTTGGAGAGGGAGACATTGCCTCCCTTGGCGAGCGTGACGCCCATGTCGGTGTCCTCCCCTGAACGTACGGAACTGCAGGCGCGTCCGGCGCCGCACGATGTGTGCGGCGCCGGACGCTTCGGGTGCTGTCGGCTCAGACGTTGACGCCGAAGTCCTGCGCGATGCCGCGCAGGCCCGAGGCGTAGCCCTGGCCGATGGCGCGGAACTTCCACTCCGCGCCGTTGCGGTACAGCTCGCCGAAGACCATGGCGGTCTCGGTGGAGGCGTCCTCGCTCAGGTCGTACCGGGCGAGCTCCTCGCCGTTGGCCTGGTTCACGACGCGGATGAACGCGTTGCGGACCTGACCGAAGGACTGCTGGCGGGTCTCGGCGTCGTAGATCGACACCGGGAAGACGATCTTCTCGACGTCGGCGGGGACCCCGGCCAGATTGACCTTGATCTGCTCGTCGTCGCCCTCGCCCTCGCCGGTGAGGTTGTCACCGGTGTGCTCCACCGAGCCGTCGGGGCTCTTCAGGTTGTTGAAGAACACGAAATTGCCGTCGGCCGTAACCCTGCCCTCGGCGTTCGTCAGCAGGGCGCTGGCGTCGAGGTCGAAGTCGGTGCCGGTGGTGGTGCGGACGTCCCAGCCCAGACCGACGGTGACCGCGGTCAGGTTGGGGGCGGCCTTGGTCAGCGAGACGTTGCCGCCCTTGCTGAGGCTGACTCCCACGAGTCCTCCCATGTGGTTTCAGGGGCAGCGCCCCCGTCGTGCGTTGGCATTCGGATCAACGACTGGATCCTAGTGACGGGTTCCCGGGCGGGACAGACGGTCGCGCCGAGGGGTCACAGGGTGTCGGTCCCGGTCACAGCGTGTCCAGTGCCTTGACGTAGTCGTTCAGGTCACGGGCGTCGGGGAGGCCGTTGACGACGGTCCAGCGGACCACGCCCTCCTTGTCGATGATGAAGGTGCCGCGCACCGCGCAGCCCTTGTCCTCGTCGAACACGCCGTACGCCCGCGAGGTCTCGCCGTGCGGCCAGAAGTCCGACAGCAGCGGGTACTCGAGGCGCTCCTGCTCGGCGAAGACGCGCAGGGTCGGGACGGAGTCGTTGGAGACGGCGAGCAGCTGGGTGTCGTCGTTGACGAACCTCGGGAGCTCGTCGCGGAGCGCGCAGAGCTCGCCCGTGCACACTCCGGTGAAGGCGAAGGGGTAGAAGAGCAGCACCACGTTCTTCTCACCGCGGAACCCGGCGAGGGTCACGGTCCGTCCGTGGTTGTCCCTCAGCTCGAAGTCCGGGGCCTGGGTGCCGACCTCGATCGCCATGACTGGTGCTTCCCTTCGTTGGCCGCTTCGGCGCCGGAGCGGCGCCTCGCGCGGGGGGCCGCCGCGGCTCCGGCGCCGCTGACGCCGCCCAGCCTACGCACCGGGCCCCGCGCACGGGCGCCCATGCACCGGGCCCCCGGCCGGCGGTCCGCCGGCCGGGGGCCCGGGTCAGCTGCGGATCAGCGCTTGGCCTTGGGCGTGGCCAGCCTGCTGCCGGTCCAGTCCTTGCCCGCGCTGATGCTCTTGGTCTGCGAGAGCCCCGCCGTCTGGGAGGCCTCGTTGATGTCACTGGGCTCGACGTAGCCGTCACGGCCGGTCTTCGGCGTCAGGAGCCAGACCAGTCCGCCGTCGTCGACGAGGCCGATGGCGTCCACGAGCGCGTCCGTGAGGTCGCCGTCCTCGTCGCGGAACCACAGCAGGACGACGTCCGCGACGTCGTCGTAGTCCTCGTCGACGATTTCCTGGCCGATTGCGGCTTCGATGCCCTCACGGAGCTCGTGCTCGACGTCGTCGTCGTAGCCGATCTCCTGGACCACCTGTCCGGGCTCGAACCCCAGCCTCGCCGCCGGGTTGGTCCGCTCCTCCGCGTGGTCCGCGGTCGCGCTCACGGCTTGCCTCCTGATCTTGTTTCGGAAAGTGCTTCAGCCGCGCGCGTACGCGAGGCATTGGCCGTAGTCCACACGGGCGGGGCGGATCGCGCAAGTACCCGGCCGCCGAGACCGCCGAAACGGTGACGTTTGCGGCCGTGTCGCCCCAACTCCGGGGCGGGCGTCCGTCCGCCCTGGTGAGTCGGACTCACCCCTTCGCACCCTTTGTACGCTTCCGTACCGCCGGTTCGCCAATCGGGACCGCTTGGTTACCGTTCGGTAGAGATGACGTTTTGCTCCCCGGGGGTACACGATGGGGAGCGCGTAACGACATACCAACCGACCAGCGAAGGAACAGCGTGGCTTCCGGATCAGATCGCAACCCGATCATCATTGGCGGCCTTCCGAGCCAGGTCCCGGACTTCGATCCGGAGGAGACCCGGGAGTGGCTCGACTCGCTCGACGCCGCCGTCGACGAGCGCGGCCGTGAGCGGGCCCGCTACCTCATGCTGCGACTGATCGAGCGGGCCCGCGAGAAGCGCGTGGCCGTGCCCGAGATGCGCAGCACGGACTACGTGAACACCATCGCGACCAAGGACGAGCCCTTCTTCCCGGGCAACGAGGAGATCGAGCGGAAGGTCCTGAACGCCACCCGCTGGAACGCCGCGGTGATGGTGTCCCGCGCCCAGCGCCCCGGGATCGGCGTCGGCGGCCACATCGCCACCTTCGCCTCCTCCGCGTCCCTCTACGACGTGGGCTTCAACCACTTCTTCCGCGGCAAGGACGAGGGCGACGGCGGCGACCAGATCTTCTTCCAGGGCCACGCCTCGCCCGGTGTCTACGCCCGCGCGTTCCTGCTGGACCGGCTGAACGAGACCCAGCTCGACGCCTTCCGCCAGGAGAAGTCGAAGTTCCCCGACGGCCTGTCGTCGTACCCGCACCCGCGGCTGATGCCGGACTTCTGGGAGTTCCCGACCGTCTCGATGGGCCTCGGCCCGATCGGGGCGATCTACCAGGCGCGGATGAACCGCTACATGGAGGCGCGCGGCATCGCCGACACCTCCCGCTCGCACGTGTGGGCCTTCCTCGGCGACGGCGAGATGGACGAGCCGGAGTCGCTCGGCCAGCTCTCGATCGCCGCCCGCGAGGGCCTGGACAACCTGACCTTCGTGGTGAACTGCAACCTGCAGCGGCTCGACGGCCCGGTGCGCGGCAACGGCAAGATCATCCAGGAGCTGGAGTCGATCTTCCGCGGCGCCGGCTGGAACGTGATCAAGCTGATCTGGGACCGCACCTGGGACCCGCTGCTCGCCCGGGACCGCGACGGTGTGCTGGTCAACAAGCTGAACACCACGCCCGACGGCCAGTTCCAGACGTACGCCACGGAGACCGGCGACTACATCCGCCGGCACTTCTTCGGCGACGACCAGCGGCTGCGCGCCATGGTCGAGAACATGACCGACCACCAGATCCTGATGCTGGGCCGCGGCGGCCACGACCACCGGAAGATCTTCGCGGCGTACTCCGCGGCCCGCGCCCACAAGGGCCAGCCGACGGTGATCCTCGCGCAGACGGTCAAGGGCTGGACGCTGGGACCGAACTTCGAGGGCCGCAACGCGACCCACCAGATGAAGAAGCTGACGGTCGACGACCTCAAGGGGTTCCGGGACCGGCTGCACCTCCCGATCAGCGACCGCGAGCTGGAGTCCGGCCTGCCGCCGTACTACCACCCGGGCCGGGACTCGGAGGAGATCCAGTACATGCACGACCGCCGCAAGGGCCTGGGCGGGTACGTGCCGACCCGCGTGGTGCGGTCGAAGCCGCTGGCCCTGCCGGACGACAAGACGTACGCGGCCGTGAAGAAGGGTTCCGGCCAGCAGTCGATCGCCACCACCATGGCGTTCGTCCGGCTGCTGAAGGACCTCATGCGGGACAAGGAGATCGGCAAGCGGTTCGTGCTGATCGCACCGGACGAGTACCGCACGTTCGGCATGGACTCGTTCTTCCCGAGCGCGAAGATCTACAACCCGCTCGGCCAGCAGTACGAGGCCGTGGACCGCGAGCTGCTCCTCGCGTACAAGGAGTCGCCGACCGGGCAGATGCTGCACGACGGCATCTCGGAGGCGGGCTGCACCGCCTCGCTGATCGCGGCCGGCTCGGCCTACGCCACCCACGGCGAGCCGCTGATCCCGGTCTACGTCTTCTACTCGATGTTCGGTTTCCAGCGGACCGGTGACCAGTTCTGGCAGATGGCTGACCAGCTCTCGCGCGGATTCGTCCTCGGTGCGACCGCCGGGCGCACGACCCTGACCGGTGAGGGTCTGCAGCACGCGGACGGCCACTCCCAGCTGCTGGCCTCCACCAACCCGGCCTGCATCGCCTACGACCCGGCGTTCGGCTTCGAGATCGCGCACATCGTCCAGGACGGCCTGCGTCGGATGTACGGGGGCGACGCCGAGCACCCGCACGGCGAGGACGTCTTCTACTACCTGACCGTCTACAACGAGCCGATCCAGCACCCGGCCGAGCCCGAGAACGTCGACGTGGACGGCATCCTCAAGGGCATCCACCGCTTCCGGGAAGGCGAGGCGGGCCGGATCCCGGCACAGATCATGGCGTCCGGCGTCGCCGTTCCCTGGGCTCTGGAGGCCCAGCGGATCCTCGCCGAGGAGTGGGACGTCAAGGCCGGCG
The Streptomyces tirandamycinicus DNA segment above includes these coding regions:
- a CDS encoding phosphoribosyltransferase; the protein is MREEDEEVVWSGSWVSQRLGVELVGDDGLKELLGLALRRNPKRAHLLVSHVLGKHVPQKPSVVYGHGYELGLRVRDLLGRDEAARAVVLGYAETATGLGHAVADGLALAPYLHSTRRPVDGVGRAGGFEESHSHATSHLLLPEDPKLLANGGPLVLVDDEFSTGNTVLNTIGDLHARHPRARYVVVALVDMRSAEDLGRLDAFAQEIGARIDLVAHAGGTISLPEGVLEKGRALVAAHETGGTAPVPGGGPVSGSGPVSGGGPVPAGWDAACAASLAPHTSRAPRIVRLDLGWPAGVPDGGRHGFTPAHRAELEAALPAMAHRVAEALADGHPAVEPGREGRRTAAATPPETDNPPRVLVLGSEELMYAPLRLALELERCGGAREVRYSTTTRSPVLAVDDPGYAIRTRLVFPAHDEPADGPGERYAYNVAGAGFDAVVAVVDSAADTAALHAPDGLLAQLAAHIPHVVLAVVPSYVPDGRVPASGKEPMLPEPLRGPEFSSYPPDEVGWLLQDLSDAELEAPTEEREEAIQSGGAHYAESLPVEYQPSDAYQALFHAALDTSAARIARAVGAVTDTVLAEHPQRHRPGTPPHERRPVLVSLARAGTPVGVLMRRWARHRHGLDLPHYAVSIVRGRGIDANALRWLAAHHDPADVVFVDGWTGKGAITRELTAALSGFDGFVPEIAVLADPGGCVRTYGTREDFLIPSACLNSTVSGLVSRTVLRADLVGPHDFHGAKYYRELAAADVSGHFLDTVEACFDEVAGAVDADVKELLAADRAPTWAGWAAVERISEDYGIHDVNLVKPGVGETTRVLLRRVPWRILAKRGAGTDLDHVRLLAEQRGVPVEEVDDLPYSCVGLIHPRFTRGATGADGKAVAAP
- a CDS encoding HpcH/HpaI aldolase/citrate lyase family protein, with the translated sequence MRHFGHIPAIARKELFHQEPAEFDADSPADMLSVALGATLYSPATRRRLADDVLKQAARGVVSMVLCLEDSIDDAEVCAAEENLVRQFADLDARGAEIPLLFVRVREPGQIEDLVRRLGPASRLLSGFVLPKFTEDRGGPFMEAVSAAESVTGRMLYVMPVLESPELLHLETRYETLTGIARSVGRHRDRILALRLGVTDFCSAYGLRRSPDMTAYDVQIVAGVIADVVNVLGRADGTGFTITGPVWEYFRLQERIFKPQLRRSPFLEVRAEKLRTALIEHDLDGLLREIELDRANGLLGKTCIHPSHVLPVHALSVVSHEEFSDAQDILRPERGGGGVMRSAYTNKMNEVKPHRAWAERTLRRAEAFGVAREDVGFVELLTAGLAG
- a CDS encoding TerD family protein, which translates into the protein MTHAMPKGSNVPLGATSIRAVLRWTPGAGVPDVDASALLLGSDGRVRADEDFVFYNQPRHPSGFVRLLPKKRTAEGLTDTVQADVGSLDASVDQVVLAASSDGGTFSGVPDLRIVLYDAAVPDGEPLAVFDVRAETGEETAVICGELYRRGDGWKFRAVGQGYPTGLIGLATAFGISVDDSEPSATASAPDPATQAQTPAPAQAQAHTQAQQAQAQAQTQAQTQAQAPSQPEPPSPDRTPPQPGPHAEPSYGYPQPASGAAQPAYGYPQPAAAAGPAPDPDFRLPPMGPQFLS
- a CDS encoding TerD family protein, whose amino-acid sequence is MAFWDGLWRGRAAQFDSGSASTNSIELTRRRPQVSLSKQGAATGNLRVNLSWRMRTSDIEGRSRQSGRLLRNPSKLFRPEVVQAHTQGVVNVDLDLGCLYEMADGSKGVVQPLGGFLGSLNETPYVRLSGDDRFGAPSGETLFVNLDHRDAIRRLLFFVYIYDRTPAFDRTHAKVTLYPSNGPRVEIELDERAPQARSCAVFMVENVKGELIVRREVKFVYGFQAELDRLYGWGLQWGRGYKTKT
- a CDS encoding DUF475 domain-containing protein produces the protein MVLKTFGWSFAVTALGLVAAVFYGGWTAFGLVAILTILEVSLSFDNAVVNAGVLKKMSEFWQKIFLTIGILIAVFGMRLVFPVVIVSITAQLGPIEAIDLALNDHARYEELVTDAHPAIAAFGGMFLLMIFLDFIFEDRDIKWLAWLERPLAKLGKIDMLAACVALIVLLITATTFAVNAHQYGGVYVDKSSTVLLAGVAGVVTYMVVGGLSGFFEEKLEEEEEREHEAEEEARRTGKPVPAVKLVGKAAFFMFMYLEVLDASFSFDGVIGAFAVSNDPVVIALGLGIGAMYVRSLTVYLVRQGTLDDYVYLEHGAHYAIGALAAILLVTIQYEVPEVVTGLIGVALIAWSFWSSVRRNQRLRAHEEKEVALAANEV
- a CDS encoding TerD family protein translates to MGVTLAKGGNVSLSKAAPNLTQVLVGLGWDARSTTGAPFDLDASALLCQAGRVLGDEFFVFYNNLTSPEGSVSHTGDNLTGEGDGDDESLIVDLTKVPAHCDKIIFPVSIHEADNRGQTFGQVSNAFIRVVNQADGQELARYDLSEDASTETAMIFGELYRYGGEWKFRAVGQGYASGLRGIALDFGVNVS
- a CDS encoding TerD family protein, producing MGVSLSKGGNVSLTKAAPNLTAVTVGLGWDVRTTTGTDFDLDASALLTNAEGRVTADGNFVFFNNLKSPDGSVEHTGDNLTGEGEGDDEQIKVNLAGVPADVEKIVFPVSIYDAETRQQSFGQVRNAFIRVVNQANGEELARYDLSEDASTETAMVFGELYRNGAEWKFRAIGQGYASGLRGIAQDFGVNV